One segment of Zymoseptoria tritici IPO323 chromosome 2, whole genome shotgun sequence DNA contains the following:
- the CYP-39 gene encoding putative P450 monooxygenase (P450 putatively involved in the biosynthesis of a gliotoxin-like compound.) has product MQGVLRRKHRVASLDGTREIPTCTYQWPDGQGDRAKFLEGGTNSVRWEEAHGPIYRLWSGMRPEIVLTQPHQVQRVFKDSANHIKAPANNSGCYMDKLLGSCLGLISGKSWRALRDVVEPPFGHKAMGSLTREIERQVGEHIRKLSTTGRPAHGRLHPTEDLKMLPFWILCRAIYGPLPLHLVEQIEAMIPLREAAFRRVISGGIHRFCFFRFVSTHARDQLVRLQKDWRAFNQSALEYARIHAEKAPIIAMWDAVAEGKVSEVQVLQTLDEMLFANLDVTIGGLSWNFVFLAASPADQSRLRAEILSVNKEGCLEQYVQSSHSHLGRCVLESSRLRPLAAFSVPQSSRSTVVLDGFVIPEGTDFIVDTHALNIRGKLWSPDNLEFRPERFSQLKPTDLRYAFWRFGFGPRQCLGRHIADLIIRHTVVQIVQRFELAILDDKAWERDKAMWISCPDFELSCRGLDAGDSEERDDPLAICDPHRAVCPGQV; this is encoded by the exons ATGCAGGGTGTCTTACGCAGGAAGCATCGCGTCGCCAGCCTGGATGGTACCCGAGAGATACCGACCTGCACATACCAATGGCCCGATGGACAAGGAGACAGGGCAAAGTTCTTGGAGGGTGGGACAAACTCAGTCCGTTGGGAAGAAGCACACGGTCCAATCTATCGCCTATGGTCTGGCATGCGTCCGGAAAT TGTCCTGACCCAGCCGCACCAAGTCCAAAGAGTCTTCAAGGACTCTGCGAATCATATTAAAGCCCCCGCAAACAACTCTGGTTGTTATATGGATAAGCTGCTCGGTAGCTGCCTGGGTTTGATTAGCGGGAAGTCCTGGCGTGCTTTGAGGGATGTTGTGGAGCCGCCGTTCGGGCACAAGGCCATGGGATCATTAACGCGGGAGATCGAACGACAGGTCGGTGAGCACATACGGAAGCTGAGCACTACAGGAAGACCAGCTCACGGACGGTTGCATCCGACTGAGGATCTCAAGATGCTACCTTTTTGGATCCTGTGCCGCGCCATTTATGGCCCACTGCCTCTGCACCTGGTTGAGCAGATAGAAGCAATGATACCACTCCGTGAGGCTGCCTTCCGCCGGGTGATCTCGGGCGGGATCCATCGGTTTTGCTTCTTTCGATTCGTGTCCACACATGCTCGCGACCAACTCGTTCGGTTGCAGAAAGATTGGAGAGCATTCAACCAATCTGCACTGGAGTATGCTCGCATCCACGCTGAAAAAGCTCCCATCATTGCCATGTGGGACGCCGTGGCCGAGGGGAAAGTTAGCGAGGTGCAAGTACTGCAAACCCTGGACGAAATGCTGTTCGCGAATCTGGACGTGACCATCGGCGGCCTGTCTTGGAACTTTGTATTTCTGGCAGCAAGTCCTGCCGATCAATCTCGCCTCAGAGCGGAAATTCTCAGCGTGAACAAAGAAGGCTGCCTCGAACAGTATGTTCAAAGCTCTCATTCGCACCTCGGCCGGTGTGTCCTTGAGTCGAGCCGTCTCAGACCGCTGGCGGCATTCTCTGTGCCGCAGTCTTCGCGTTCCACGGTGGTTCTGGACGGCTTCGTGATCCCCGAGGGGACCGATTTCATTGTCGATACCCATGCACTCAACATCCGCGGTAAGCTTTGGAGCCCCGACAACCTGGAATTTCGCCCCGAGCGGTTCTCGCAGCTGAAGCCCACCGACCTTCGCTACGCGTTTTGGCGATTCGGCTTCGGCCCTCGCCAATGTTTGGGAAGACACATCGCGGATCTCATCATTCGCCACACCGTTGTCCAAATCGTGCAGCGATTCGAGCTGGCCATTCTCGACGACAAGGCATGGGAGAGGGACAAGGCCATGTGGATTTCCTGCCCCGATTTTGAATTGTCATGTCGCGGTCTGGATGCTGGAGACAGCGAGGAACGAGATGATCCTCTCGCGATATGTGACCCACACAGGGCGGTGTGCCCGGGACAAGTATAG
- the GliK gene encoding gliotoxin biosynthesis protein (This protein is part of a gene cluster closely resembling the gliotoxin cluster found in A. fumigatus), with protein sequence MDLFHDIWYFAYGSNMKTSVMTSRGLGILEHIPVRAPSYMLTFDIYGIPYSEPSMASICQYRRGGGDGNGGQDAAYTCPPDVHGVAYRLNAEGYARLIASEGGGVGYRELQIQGVPVGSESTSIQMWTLVALHPKRPNAAPSLRYLRLIQEGAAEHALPQPYQEYLRTIPYYTASDSWISRLGARIFLSVARKQVRVLAYAVRSSVDVSGRSRKVWRTVAYVVFHAMWCVHDWAFKPIFGSGSGLEVDYGSSTLLVWRNGEWS encoded by the exons ATGGACCTCTTCCACGACATTTGGTACTTTGCTTACGGGTCCAACATGAAGACGAGCGTCATGACGTCCCGCGGACTCGGAATCTTGGAACACATTCCCGTCAGAGCGCCATCCTATATGCTCACCTTTGATATTTACGGGATACCGTACAGCGAGCCATCAATGGCAAGCATCTGCCAGTATCgtcgtggaggtggagatggtaACGGTGGCCAAGACGCGGCGTATACCTGCCCGCCAGACGTCCACGGTGTCGCATACAGGTTGAACGCAGAGGGCTATGCTCGTCTGATCGCGAGCGAAGGCGGTGGCGTAGGATACCGCGAGTTGCAAATTCAGGGCGTGCCGGTTGGCAGCGAATCGACGTCCATCCAAATGTGGACTCTTGTGGCTCTACATCCAAAGCGGCCGAACGCTGCTCCGAGTCTACGATACCTG CGTCTCATACAAGAGGGAGCGGCAGAGCATGCTCTGCCACAGCCGTACCAAGAGTACCTCCGCACGATCCCATACTATACGGCTAGCGATAGTTGGATTTCGCGACTCGGCGCGAGGATTTTCTTGAGTGTCGCACGCAAACAAGTGCGTGTTCTCGCCTATGCCGTCCGATCCTCGGTCGATGTCTCCGGTAGATCTCGGAAAGTATGGCGTACTGTCGCATATGTGGTCTTCCATGCGATGTGGTGCGTCCATGACTGGGCGTTCAAGCCCATTTTTGGGTCTGGAAGTGGATTGGAAGTAGATTACGGCTCGTCGACGTTGCTTGTCTGGAGAAACGGCGAATGGTCATGA
- the GliG gene encoding putative glutathione S-transferase (Putative glutathione S-transferase similar to GliG (gliotoxin biosynthesis). This protein is part of a gene cluster closely resembling the gliotoxin cluster found in A. fumigatus.) has protein sequence MGIEISPWSLIRVVQTAWKCIPASDICTANDITADQTSYINYIKPIILAEELKVDYTMSIIDTKTEWAYRIHPERMVPALRDYDLATGQVARVFESTACLYYLAEKFDTDGTWTGRGPAERAQVHSWMALQTAGLGPTAKFWLYFLRGYPTRESPVQLPRTIDKFREATMKQWDLLDARLSQPEHLYIALPGRPTLADVAFLPFAMPAIFEIFGVDISRWPKIAAWSTRMMERPAVKKVLDMAPNIGQ, from the exons ATGGGCATCGAAATCTCGCCATGGTCCTTGATCAGGGTCGTTCAAACAGCATGGAAATGCATACCCGCCTCGGACATATGTACGGCTAACGACATTACAGCGGATCAAACATCCTACATCAACTACATCAAGCCCATCATCCTGGCAGAAGAGCTCAAGGTCGACTATACCATGTCCATCATCGATACCAAGACCGAGTGGGCGTATCGCATTCACCCGGAGCGAATGGTCCCAGCTCTTCGCGACTACGATCTCGCGACCGGGCAAGTTGCTCGTGTGTTCGAATCCACGGCATGTCTTTACTATCTCGCCGAAAAATTTGACACGGATGGGACGTGGACAGGGCGTGGGCCCGCGGAGCGCGCCCAGGTACATTCTTGGATGGCGTTGCAGACTGCTGGCCTTGG TCCTACGGCAAAATTCTGGCTGTATTTCCTGCGCGGTTATCCTACACGTGAGAGTCCTGTGCAGCTGCCACGGACCATAGACAA GTTTCGCGAAGCCACCATGAAGCAATGGGATCTACTGGACGCTCGTCTCTCGCAGCCCGAGCACCTCTACATTGCGCTGCCCGGCCGGCCGACACTGGCTGATGTCGCATTTCTTCCCTTTGCAATGCCCGCGATCTTCGAAATTTTCGGCGTCGACATCAGCCGCTGGCCGAAAATTGCTGCGTGGTCGACTCGCATGATGGAGCGACCGGCTGTGAAAAAGGTGCTGGACATGGCTCCCAACATTGGACAGTAG
- the GliM gene encoding putative O-methyltransferase (O-methyltransferase similar to SirM and GliM. This protein is part of a gene cluster closely resembling the gliotoxin cluster found in A. fumigatus.) → MESTSLTSSLTLIATLVEAAGNHLSTDVNERILTEHLHGADLPTDAGIARLADRIIDAAEKLCTLLEPSHLILADHFLGYVSTKCLVGAVESGVPDVLAQAPCSLQQLAQATATHEQRLRQVMRLLCSNGIFSFDEDTAMYSNNPRSDLLRKDSSAPWRHWVDLYGNEFYDIARGIPRSLQRSTGRSAAQCNFNTDEDMFAYFERQGWVPRLHRTLASGMEAMAPGVVADYPWAEVADRTVLDLGGGGGALIATLLRAFPGMRGGILDLAGVIDHTRPFFREGGPYVDLADRVSDQDLQVGDFLQQVPSYEVYTIKWCLHDWEDEQAVQILRNVRSAIVRTETSRLVILEAVLRSEGRSARLARYGDINMMMTAKGRERTEGEWQGLVRTAGWQLAGIHRLRNSWLCAIDLRPAAEDRQNI, encoded by the exons ATGGAGTCGACATCGCTAACAAGCTCCTTGACGCTGATCGCGACGCTAGTCGAGGCAGCCGGAAACCATCTGAGCACCGATGTGAATGAACGGATACTAACGGAGCACCTGCATGGAGCTGACCTTCCAACCGACGCCGGCATTGCGAGGCTGGCGGACCGCATCATCGACGCGGCAGAGAAGCTCTGCACTCTCTTGGAGCCAAGTCATCTGATCCTGGCAGATCATTTCCTCG GCTATGTGAGCACGAAATGCTTGGTGGGAGCCGTTGAGTCTGGTGTTCCAGATGTTCTGGCTCAAGCACCTTGCTCACTCCAACAGCTCGCCCAGGCGACGGCAACGCACGAACAGCGTTTGCGCCAAGTCATGAGGCTGCTGTGTAGCAACGGAATCTTTTCTTTCGACGAGGACACGGCCATGTACTCCAATAACCCACGGTCCGATCTCCTGCGCAAGGATAGCAGCGCGCCGTGGCGCCATTGGGTGGATCTCTACGGCAACGAGTTCTACGACATCGCGCGTGGTATCCCCCGGTCGCTCCAGAGGTCCACGGGCAGGAGCGCAGCTCAGTGTAACTTCAACACGGATGAAGACATGTTTGCCTATTTCGAACGGCAAGGATGGGTCCCGCGCCTGCATCGCACCTTGGCCAGCGGAATGGAAGCCATGGCTCCTGGTGTCGTGGCAGATTATCCCTGGGCCGAAGTTGCGGACCGAACTGTGTTGGATCTTGGGGGCGGTGGCGGAGCGCTTATAGCTACACTCTTGCGTGCTTTTCCCGGCATGCGTGGAGGTATCCTTGACCTCGCCGGCGTCATTGACCACACACGGCCATTCTTTCGCGAAGGCGGCCCGTACGTCGACTTGGCAGACCGTGTATCTGACCAGGACCTGCAAGTGGGCGACTTCTTGCAGCAGGTGCCGAGCTACGAGGTATACACCATCAAGTGGTGTCTCCACGATTGGGAGGACGAGCAAGCTGTCCAGATCCTGAGAAACGTCCGCTCGGCCATCGTGCGCACCGAGACGTCTCGACTGGTCATTCTTGAAGCCGTACTCCGTAGTGAAGGGAGGTCGGCGCGCTTAGCCCGCTACGGAGACATCAATATGATGATGACGGCGAAAGGAAGAGAGCGCACCGAAGGTGAATGGCAGGGCCTGGTACGGACCGCTGGTTGGCAGCTCGCCGGGATACACCGCTTGCGGAACTCCTGGCTATGTGCGATAGATTTACGGCCCGCGGCTGAGGACCGTCAGAACATTTAG